From the Erythrolamprus reginae isolate rEryReg1 chromosome Z, rEryReg1.hap1, whole genome shotgun sequence genome, one window contains:
- the CBX3 gene encoding chromobox protein homolog 3, whose amino-acid sequence MTTTKSTLHKMGKKQNGKGKKVEEAEPEEFVVEKVLDRRVVNGKVEYFLKWKGFTDADNTWEPEENLDCPELIEAFLNSQKAGKEKTEGTKRKSLSDSESEDSKSKKKRDSVDKPRGFARGLDPERIIGATDSSGELMFLMKWKDSDEADLVLAKEANVKCPQIVIAFYEERLTWHSCPEDEAQ is encoded by the exons ATGACCACCACTAAATCTACATTG CATAAAATGGGAAAGAAACAGAATGGCAAAGgtaaaaaagttgaagaagcaGAACCTGAAGAATTTGTTGTGGAAAAAGTCCTGGATCGGCGTGTAGTTAATGGCAAGGTGGAATACTTCTTAAAGTGGAAGGGATTTACTGA TGCTGATAACACATGGGAGCCTGAAGAAAATTTGGATTGTCCAGAGTTAATAGAAGCTTTTCTGAATTCTCAGAAAGCTGGTAAAGAAAAAACAGAAGGTACCAAAAGAAAATCCCTTTCAGATAGTGAATCTGAGGACAgcaaatcaaagaaaaagagggattct GTTGATAAACCCAGGGGATTTGCACGAGGTCTTGATCCTGAACGGATAATTGGAGCCACAGATAGCAGTGGAGAACTTATGTTCCTTATGAAATG GAAAGACTCAGATGAAGCTGACCTGGTATTAGCTAAGGAAGCTAATGTGAAATGTCCTCAGATTGTAATTGCTTTTTATGAAGAACGATTAACTTGGCATTCTTGCCCAGAGGATGAAGCACAATAA